In a single window of the Streptomyces sp. 846.5 genome:
- a CDS encoding DUF6529 family protein, which translates to MVGLVLFAATVPVAVHCILAYGVQLGSPRVAIHAVAGCFFYGAFAAKVLLVHSRRLPGWALPVTGGLLLVSVGALWYTGALWYLDGYRLPGQ; encoded by the coding sequence GTGGTCGGGCTGGTCCTGTTCGCTGCGACCGTGCCGGTCGCGGTCCACTGCATCCTGGCCTACGGCGTGCAGTTGGGCTCCCCCCGGGTAGCCATCCATGCCGTCGCCGGTTGCTTCTTCTACGGCGCCTTCGCCGCGAAGGTGCTGCTGGTGCACAGCCGCCGTCTGCCCGGCTGGGCACTGCCGGTCACCGGAGGGCTCCTTCTCGTTTCGGTGGGAGCCCTCTGGTACACAGGCGCCCTATGGTACCTCGACGGCTACCGCCTGCCCGGCCAGTGA
- a CDS encoding aldo/keto reductase has product MDLTLNNGVRMPALGFGVFQTPPDVTEDAVVSALRTGYRLIDTAAAYGNEREVGAAIRRSGLARDEVFIETKVWISDYGYEQTLHAFDKSAGKLGVDRIDLLILHQALPSRFDLTQEAYRALETLLADGRVRAIGVSNFMPEHLDALLKQATVVPAVNQIEAHPYFTQPEVQAANAAHGILTQAWSPIGGITSYRGTGTSTFDDPAIAAIATAHGKTPAQVMIRWHLQQGRNAIPKSVRPERIAENFDVFDFELTADELAALDALDTGVRGGPEPEAITLENFGRAIPEA; this is encoded by the coding sequence ATGGACCTGACCCTGAACAACGGCGTCCGGATGCCCGCCCTCGGCTTCGGGGTGTTCCAGACACCCCCGGACGTCACCGAGGACGCCGTGGTCTCGGCGCTGAGGACCGGCTACCGGCTGATCGACACGGCCGCCGCGTACGGCAACGAACGGGAGGTCGGTGCGGCGATCCGCCGCTCGGGCCTGGCCCGTGACGAGGTCTTCATCGAGACCAAGGTGTGGATCAGCGACTACGGCTACGAGCAGACGCTGCACGCCTTCGACAAGAGCGCCGGCAAGCTCGGCGTGGACCGCATCGACCTGCTGATCCTGCACCAGGCGCTGCCGAGCCGGTTCGACCTCACCCAGGAGGCATACCGGGCGCTGGAGACCCTGCTCGCCGACGGTCGGGTGCGCGCGATCGGGGTGAGCAACTTCATGCCCGAGCACCTCGACGCCCTGCTCAAGCAGGCCACGGTGGTCCCCGCGGTGAACCAGATCGAGGCCCACCCGTACTTCACCCAGCCCGAGGTCCAGGCCGCGAACGCCGCCCACGGGATCCTCACCCAGGCCTGGTCACCGATCGGCGGCATCACCAGTTACCGCGGCACCGGAACCAGCACCTTCGACGACCCCGCCATCGCGGCGATCGCCACCGCCCACGGCAAAACCCCGGCCCAGGTCATGATCCGCTGGCACCTGCAGCAGGGGCGCAACGCGATCCCCAAGTCGGTGCGGCCCGAGCGGATCGCGGAGAACTTCGACGTCTTCGACTTTGAACTCACCGCCGACGAACTCGCCGCCCTCGACGCACTCGACACTGGCGTACGCGGCGGCCCCGAGCCCGAGGCCATCACCCTGGAGAACTTCGGCCGGGCCATCCCCGAAGCCTGA
- a CDS encoding MFS transporter: protein MSTAVETAGPVRDGQSSGSRSRFALGAALLGFFVTTLDALIVSVALPSIGKDLGGGVAGLQWVVDGYTLMLAALLLSAGSISDRIGARRAFGIGLAVFLVASAACGFAPSLPFLVVARFVQGSGAAVMMPATLAMIREAYPEAAARTRALSVWAVGGSVGSAAGPLIGGALAAWDWRWIFFINLPVGALALALLARVAPSPRREVPFDAVGQVSVVLALGGVTYALIEGGQDGFGSPMILAALAEAVVALAVFLAGQARSRHPMMPLDLFRSRPVVAGLAAGLALNFGFYGVTFLFSLYFQSFRGMSALATGLLFLPMTVQTAAVSFASGAATRCFGAKPTMITGQLVMGAGLLVLCLLPTSTPVWLVAVLLMPVSLGGALAVPAMTGLMLAGVPAERAGLASGVLNTFRQFGGALAVAVYGALVGGGAFASGMRTGLIAAAVLLAATAAIGLTGGRRH, encoded by the coding sequence GTGTCCACCGCCGTTGAAACTGCGGGTCCGGTCCGGGATGGGCAGTCGTCCGGTTCCCGGTCCCGGTTCGCTCTGGGGGCGGCTCTGCTGGGCTTCTTCGTCACCACCCTGGACGCGTTGATCGTCAGCGTGGCCCTGCCGTCGATCGGCAAGGACCTCGGCGGCGGGGTCGCCGGACTGCAGTGGGTGGTGGACGGCTACACCCTGATGCTGGCGGCGCTGCTGTTGTCGGCCGGGTCGATCTCGGACCGGATCGGCGCCAGGCGGGCGTTCGGCATCGGGCTGGCGGTCTTCCTGGTCGCCTCCGCCGCGTGCGGATTCGCCCCGAGCCTGCCGTTCCTGGTCGTCGCCCGGTTCGTACAGGGCAGCGGCGCAGCGGTGATGATGCCGGCGACCCTCGCCATGATCCGCGAGGCCTACCCCGAGGCTGCTGCCCGCACCCGCGCCCTGTCCGTGTGGGCGGTGGGCGGCTCGGTCGGGTCGGCGGCCGGCCCGCTGATCGGCGGGGCGCTGGCGGCCTGGGACTGGCGGTGGATCTTCTTCATCAACCTGCCGGTCGGCGCCCTCGCGCTGGCACTGCTGGCCCGGGTCGCCCCCTCGCCGCGCCGCGAGGTGCCGTTCGACGCGGTCGGCCAGGTCAGCGTGGTGCTGGCGCTGGGCGGTGTGACCTACGCCCTGATCGAGGGCGGCCAGGACGGTTTCGGCAGCCCGATGATCCTGGCCGCGCTGGCGGAGGCCGTGGTGGCGCTGGCGGTGTTCCTGGCCGGCCAGGCCCGCAGCCGGCACCCGATGATGCCGCTGGACCTGTTCCGGTCCCGGCCGGTGGTCGCAGGTCTGGCGGCCGGGCTCGCCCTGAACTTCGGCTTCTACGGCGTCACCTTCCTGTTCAGCCTGTACTTCCAGAGCTTCCGCGGGATGTCGGCCCTGGCCACGGGCCTGCTGTTCCTCCCGATGACCGTGCAGACCGCCGCGGTGTCCTTCGCCTCGGGGGCGGCGACCCGCTGCTTCGGCGCCAAGCCGACCATGATCACGGGTCAGCTCGTCATGGGAGCCGGGCTGCTGGTGCTGTGCCTGCTGCCGACCAGCACACCGGTGTGGCTGGTCGCGGTGCTGCTCATGCCGGTGTCCCTGGGCGGCGCGCTGGCGGTGCCGGCGATGACCGGGCTGATGCTGGCCGGGGTCCCGGCCGAGCGCGCGGGCCTGGCCTCCGGGGTGCTGAACACCTTCCGCCAGTTCGGCGGGGCGCTGGCCGTGGCGGTCTACGGGGCGCTGGTCGGCGGCGGGGCGTTCGCCTCCGGCATGCGCACGGGCCTGATCGCCGCAGCGGTACTGCTCGCAGCGACCGCCGCCATCGGCCTCACCGGCGGCAGACGGCACTGA
- a CDS encoding helix-turn-helix transcriptional regulator, translated as MDRRTEIRDFLTSRRARITPEQAGLKLSPLAGARRVKGLRREEVALLAGVSVPYYTRLERGDARGATDAVLDAIARALRLDDAERAHLFDLVRAANAAAAQAGVPRSPARQPVRVELRNMLEAMSGVPAYIRNGRLDLLAGNALARALFAPIFNSPARPANAARFTFLDPAAPEFYPDWDAVADQNVATLRAEVGRNPYDKALSDLIGELSTRGDTFRRRWAQHEVRHHRAGAKRLNHPIVGELTFTYEAMDLAADDGLSLIVCHAAPGSRDADALQLLASWNASNRTAPTAPADRA; from the coding sequence ATGGACCGACGCACCGAGATCCGCGACTTCCTCACCTCCCGGCGGGCCAGGATCACGCCGGAGCAGGCCGGCCTGAAGCTCTCGCCCCTGGCCGGGGCCCGCCGGGTCAAGGGTCTGCGCCGCGAAGAGGTGGCCCTGCTGGCCGGGGTGAGCGTCCCGTACTACACCCGCCTGGAACGCGGCGACGCACGCGGCGCCACCGATGCGGTCCTGGACGCGATCGCCCGCGCGCTGCGGCTCGACGACGCCGAACGAGCCCACCTGTTCGACCTGGTCCGCGCCGCCAATGCCGCCGCCGCACAAGCCGGGGTTCCACGCAGCCCCGCCCGGCAGCCGGTGCGTGTGGAGCTGCGGAACATGCTGGAGGCGATGAGCGGCGTGCCGGCCTACATCCGCAACGGCCGCCTGGACCTGCTCGCCGGCAACGCCCTGGCCCGCGCCCTGTTCGCACCCATCTTCAACAGCCCGGCCCGACCGGCCAACGCCGCCCGCTTCACCTTCCTGGACCCCGCCGCCCCCGAGTTCTACCCGGACTGGGACGCCGTCGCCGACCAGAACGTCGCCACCCTGCGCGCCGAAGTCGGCCGCAACCCCTACGACAAGGCCCTGTCCGACCTGATCGGCGAACTCTCCACCCGCGGCGACACCTTCCGCCGGCGCTGGGCCCAGCACGAGGTACGCCACCACCGCGCCGGCGCCAAGCGCCTGAACCACCCGATCGTCGGAGAGCTCACCTTCACCTACGAGGCCATGGACCTGGCCGCCGACGACGGACTGTCACTCATCGTCTGCCACGCCGCCCCCGGCAGCCGCGACGCCGACGCCCTCCAACTGCTCGCCAGTTGGAACGCCAGCAACCGGACCGCACCGACAGCTCCGGCCGACCGCGCCTGA
- a CDS encoding response regulator transcription factor has product MTTTSLRLVIADDHTVVRAGLRALLEGEPDLDVVAEAGSGEEAVRLALGLAPDVALMDLRFAGAGRSSDGIEAVRRLAAEAPRLPVVMLTSYSGRVDVVRALEAGARGYVLKAGPPEELFRAVRSAAAGGMGLAPEIVGDLVGQVVGLQTALTQREIDVVRLMAEGHSNRSIAESLFLSEATIKTHLVRIYRKLGVDNRAAAVTESARRGLIDLAP; this is encoded by the coding sequence GTGACCACGACGTCGCTGCGCCTGGTGATCGCCGACGACCACACCGTGGTCCGGGCCGGTCTGCGCGCCCTGCTGGAGGGCGAGCCGGACCTCGACGTGGTCGCGGAGGCGGGCAGCGGCGAGGAGGCCGTCCGGCTGGCCCTCGGGCTCGCGCCCGATGTCGCACTGATGGATCTGCGGTTCGCGGGCGCGGGTCGGAGCAGCGACGGGATCGAAGCGGTCCGCCGGCTGGCCGCCGAGGCGCCCCGCCTGCCGGTGGTGATGCTGACCAGCTACTCCGGCCGCGTCGACGTCGTACGCGCATTGGAGGCCGGCGCACGTGGCTACGTGCTCAAGGCGGGTCCGCCCGAGGAACTGTTCCGGGCCGTGCGCAGCGCCGCCGCCGGAGGCATGGGCCTGGCACCGGAGATCGTCGGCGACCTGGTCGGCCAAGTCGTGGGCCTGCAAACCGCCTTGACACAGCGGGAGATCGACGTCGTCCGGTTGATGGCCGAGGGGCACAGCAACCGCTCCATCGCCGAGTCCCTGTTCCTGAGCGAAGCAACGATCAAGACGCATCTGGTCCGGATCTACCGGAAACTCGGCGTCGACAACCGTGCCGCAGCCGTCACCGAATCCGCCCGCAGAGGCCTCATCGACCTTGCCCCGTAG
- a CDS encoding family 78 glycoside hydrolase catalytic domain, whose translation MRRWKGSAVAVAVAVSLLPTGTAAAKAGGDPVRVTDLTTEHLADPLGIDTTTPRFSWIDSAARNGVIQTAYEIVVSSTDPGAGVVWDSGKVTSPQPYDVSYAGQELRSRTRYLWAVRVWDERGQPSPWSGHAWFETAFLNPTRFGGAWIGKAPDAVGVQAPNPLLRKEFSLHGSIVNARAYVSGLGFYKLYINGRKIGDHVLDPAFTDYNKTVDYVSYDVTRNLRPGSDAIGVSLGNGWYSGNAEHFSIPAAVPWQPAQPKAKVELDVRYADGTSTQVLSDTSWAVSDGPTTADNVQAETYDARLVQAGWSQPGFKAAGWTPAVVTPAPTGTLRAQSIPPIEATATIDPVAVTTPKSGVKVYDFGITTSGWARIAMLGPAGTSVSIRYAEKLNADGTAEDEAGQTDTYIMKGGGPETYEPSWGWKGYRYVQVSTTPASSGTSAPPLPELLSTQGVQVHTALPSTGDFHSSSGLFTTMHQAMRRTVLNNQYSFGTDTPVYEKGGWTADNRLLATSAMSNFGMQAYYENWMQDITDGQLPDGSLSMLSPSPQPCTTAPFPICIPWYTPEPVWQSAVIFLHAYLDTYYGDLAATRGDYGTMTAWLNMIESSVSSTGSIYQGFTFGDWSVPTNSTAPSTQLIGSMFVYESAAQLAELAAATGHTADAAHYRQFASTVAAAVQKMFYDPATHVFRDPAGTATGPGYSQTANVLGLAFGLVPAADRPAVARNLAQDVTAKGNLLATGANGSRYLLTVLTEAGYGDLAYKVASNPAYPGWGHWFQECGATTMWEAWECDTARSQDHGFMGTIDDWFFTDLAGIQPTSEGFRTIQIKPYPVGGLTTAAAHQSTPLGEVSSSWKHVGTRLDLTVRIPVGATAQVLVPAKDRGTVRAPGDAAFIGMRDGYAAFSVNSGNYSFESAMER comes from the coding sequence GTGAGGCGATGGAAGGGGTCGGCGGTTGCAGTCGCGGTCGCGGTATCGCTGCTGCCGACGGGTACCGCCGCCGCAAAGGCCGGCGGCGACCCGGTACGGGTCACGGATCTGACCACCGAACACCTGGCCGATCCGCTCGGTATCGACACCACGACACCCCGGTTCTCCTGGATCGACAGCGCAGCGCGGAACGGTGTCATTCAGACGGCCTACGAGATCGTGGTGTCGTCCACGGATCCGGGAGCCGGCGTCGTCTGGGACTCCGGCAAGGTCACTTCCCCCCAGCCCTACGACGTGTCCTACGCCGGACAGGAGTTGAGGTCGCGCACCCGGTACCTCTGGGCGGTGCGGGTGTGGGACGAGCGCGGGCAGCCCTCGCCGTGGAGTGGACACGCCTGGTTCGAGACGGCATTCCTGAACCCGACCCGGTTCGGCGGCGCGTGGATCGGCAAGGCCCCCGACGCCGTCGGCGTACAGGCCCCGAATCCCTTGCTGCGCAAGGAGTTCTCGCTGCACGGCAGCATCGTCAACGCCCGGGCCTATGTGTCCGGGCTCGGCTTCTACAAGCTGTACATCAACGGCCGGAAGATCGGCGACCACGTCCTGGACCCGGCCTTCACCGACTACAACAAGACCGTCGACTACGTCTCCTACGACGTGACCCGGAACCTGCGCCCCGGGTCGGACGCGATCGGCGTCAGCCTGGGGAACGGCTGGTACTCCGGGAACGCGGAACACTTCAGCATTCCGGCCGCGGTGCCCTGGCAGCCCGCCCAACCCAAGGCCAAGGTCGAACTCGACGTCCGGTACGCCGACGGAACGTCCACGCAGGTGCTCAGCGACACCAGTTGGGCCGTCTCCGACGGGCCGACGACCGCGGACAACGTCCAGGCCGAGACCTATGACGCCCGCCTGGTCCAGGCCGGATGGTCCCAGCCCGGCTTCAAGGCTGCCGGGTGGACTCCCGCGGTGGTGACCCCGGCGCCCACGGGCACGCTCCGTGCGCAGTCGATCCCGCCGATCGAGGCGACCGCGACCATCGACCCGGTGGCCGTCACGACACCCAAGTCCGGCGTGAAGGTGTACGACTTCGGGATCACCACCTCCGGTTGGGCCCGGATCGCCATGCTCGGCCCGGCCGGCACCTCGGTGAGCATCCGCTACGCGGAGAAGCTCAACGCGGACGGAACCGCGGAGGACGAGGCGGGCCAGACCGACACCTACATCATGAAGGGCGGCGGCCCGGAGACCTACGAGCCGAGCTGGGGGTGGAAGGGTTACCGGTATGTGCAGGTGTCCACGACCCCTGCGTCGTCGGGCACTTCGGCGCCCCCGCTGCCCGAACTCCTGTCGACCCAGGGCGTGCAGGTGCACACCGCGCTGCCCAGTACCGGCGATTTCCACAGTTCCAGCGGCCTGTTCACCACCATGCACCAGGCGATGCGCCGGACCGTCCTCAACAACCAGTACTCCTTCGGTACCGACACACCCGTCTACGAGAAGGGCGGCTGGACCGCGGACAACCGCTTGCTCGCGACCTCCGCGATGAGCAACTTCGGGATGCAGGCCTACTACGAGAACTGGATGCAGGACATCACCGACGGCCAACTCCCCGACGGCAGCCTGTCCATGCTCTCGCCGAGCCCGCAGCCGTGCACCACGGCCCCGTTCCCGATCTGCATCCCCTGGTACACCCCGGAACCGGTGTGGCAGAGCGCAGTGATCTTCCTGCACGCGTACCTGGACACCTACTACGGCGACCTCGCCGCCACCCGCGGCGACTACGGCACGATGACGGCCTGGCTGAACATGATCGAATCGAGTGTCAGCTCGACCGGCTCCATCTACCAGGGCTTCACCTTCGGCGACTGGTCGGTGCCCACCAACTCGACCGCCCCGTCCACCCAACTCATCGGCAGCATGTTCGTCTACGAGTCGGCAGCCCAGCTGGCTGAACTGGCCGCAGCAACCGGGCACACGGCCGACGCCGCCCACTACCGGCAGTTCGCGAGCACAGTCGCGGCGGCCGTCCAGAAGATGTTCTACGACCCGGCCACCCATGTCTTCCGCGATCCCGCCGGCACAGCCACCGGTCCCGGCTACTCGCAGACCGCCAATGTGCTCGGGCTCGCCTTCGGACTCGTACCCGCCGCGGATCGGCCGGCGGTCGCCAGGAACCTGGCACAGGACGTGACCGCGAAGGGCAACCTGCTCGCCACCGGCGCCAACGGATCCCGGTACCTGCTGACCGTCCTCACCGAGGCCGGTTACGGGGACCTGGCCTACAAGGTGGCGAGCAACCCGGCCTACCCCGGCTGGGGCCACTGGTTCCAGGAATGCGGTGCCACCACGATGTGGGAGGCGTGGGAATGCGACACCGCCCGCTCACAGGACCACGGGTTCATGGGGACGATCGACGACTGGTTCTTCACCGACCTCGCCGGCATCCAGCCGACGTCCGAGGGCTTCCGTACGATCCAGATCAAGCCGTACCCGGTCGGCGGCCTGACCACGGCCGCCGCGCACCAGAGCACGCCCCTGGGAGAGGTCAGCTCCAGCTGGAAGCACGTGGGGACGAGGCTCGACCTCACCGTCCGGATTCCGGTCGGCGCAACCGCCCAGGTCCTCGTGCCGGCCAAGGACCGAGGCACCGTCAGGGCACCCGGTGACGCGGCATTCATCGGCATGCGGGACGGATACGCCGCCTTCTCGGTCAACTCCGGCAACTACAGCTTCGAGTCGGCCATGGAACGCTGA
- a CDS encoding MarR family transcriptional regulator → MGERAEISTAKEAANNELILTFGRLQGAANRLGYILGRALEQECGITHLMYEVLLILGRAGEPGLSMRAVAQEQVLTTGGATRLVDRMEAAGLVERTEDPDDRRGRLLRLTAVGEETALRASRVHVENIRRYFLEPLPEADRARFAEDLRLLSHAARDALPRLR, encoded by the coding sequence GTGGGCGAGCGGGCGGAGATCTCGACGGCGAAGGAGGCCGCGAACAACGAGCTGATCCTGACCTTCGGCCGTCTGCAGGGTGCGGCGAACCGATTGGGGTACATCCTCGGCCGAGCGCTGGAGCAGGAGTGCGGGATCACCCATCTGATGTACGAGGTGCTGCTCATTCTGGGTCGCGCCGGCGAGCCGGGGCTGTCGATGCGGGCCGTCGCCCAGGAGCAGGTGCTGACCACCGGAGGGGCGACGCGGCTGGTGGACCGCATGGAGGCGGCCGGGCTGGTGGAGCGCACCGAGGATCCCGATGACCGGCGCGGCCGACTGCTGCGGCTCACCGCGGTCGGCGAGGAGACCGCGCTGCGCGCCTCCCGGGTGCATGTGGAGAACATCCGGCGCTACTTCCTGGAGCCGCTGCCCGAGGCAGACCGCGCGCGCTTCGCCGAGGATCTGCGCCTCCTCAGCCATGCAGCCCGCGACGCGCTGCCGCGCCTGCGCTGA
- a CDS encoding MBL fold metallo-hydrolase: MSTLDFTVLDLDFPAGSKNKTATLVTGEREALLVDAGFTRADGHRLAAAVLDSGKELTTVFVSHADPDFYFGAEVIADAFPNATFVATPIVIEHIQHSYDGKLKAWAALGSNLPTRLVGLTPLTGDLTVEGHTFQLKGGPSGLPDRHYLWQPEQRAVLGGVLLFQQEHVWVADTATPAQRAAWITLLDEMAELDPQLVVPGHRLPGTPADASAITNTREYLTTFEKELADAADGAALTDALVKRYPDHGMLIAAQIGAKVAKGEMKWG, translated from the coding sequence ATGAGCACTCTGGACTTCACCGTCCTCGACCTGGACTTCCCCGCCGGCAGCAAGAACAAGACGGCCACGCTGGTCACCGGCGAGCGCGAAGCCCTGCTGGTGGACGCCGGCTTTACCCGCGCCGACGGCCACCGTCTGGCGGCCGCCGTGCTGGACTCCGGCAAGGAGCTGACCACCGTGTTCGTCAGCCACGCCGATCCGGACTTCTACTTCGGCGCCGAGGTGATCGCCGACGCCTTCCCGAACGCGACCTTCGTCGCCACCCCGATCGTCATCGAGCACATCCAGCACTCCTACGACGGCAAGCTCAAAGCCTGGGCAGCCCTCGGCTCGAACCTGCCCACCCGCCTGGTCGGCCTCACGCCGCTGACCGGCGACCTCACCGTCGAAGGCCATACCTTCCAGCTCAAGGGCGGCCCGTCCGGACTCCCGGACCGCCACTACCTGTGGCAGCCCGAGCAGCGCGCGGTCCTCGGTGGCGTCCTGCTCTTCCAGCAGGAGCACGTCTGGGTCGCCGACACCGCCACGCCCGCGCAGCGCGCCGCCTGGATCACGCTCCTGGACGAGATGGCCGAGCTCGACCCGCAGTTGGTCGTCCCCGGCCACCGCCTGCCCGGCACCCCGGCCGACGCGTCCGCCATCACCAACACCCGCGAGTACCTCACCACCTTCGAGAAGGAGTTGGCCGACGCCGCCGACGGCGCCGCGCTGACCGACGCACTCGTCAAGCGCTACCCCGACCACGGCATGCTGATCGCCGCCCAGATCGGCGCCAAGGTCGCCAAGGGCGAAATGAAGTGGGGCTGA
- a CDS encoding nuclear transport factor 2 family protein — translation MGLTMTHEQADFATSPAPADVVRRQYLASAAGDLEALRATLAPDVEWTEMAGFPLAGTYRTPNGVTSHVMEKLGQDWDDWTAHDDTYVVDGENVVVLARYTAANKATGRPVDVRVAHAFVVRGGRIVRFEQFVDTALVRDAMTD, via the coding sequence GTGGGGCTGACCATGACGCACGAGCAAGCCGACTTCGCGACATCCCCCGCTCCCGCCGACGTGGTCCGCCGCCAGTACCTCGCCTCGGCCGCCGGCGACCTGGAAGCCCTGCGCGCCACCCTCGCCCCGGACGTGGAGTGGACCGAGATGGCCGGCTTCCCGCTGGCCGGCACCTACCGCACCCCCAACGGCGTGACCTCCCACGTCATGGAGAAGCTCGGCCAGGACTGGGACGACTGGACCGCCCACGACGACACCTACGTCGTCGACGGCGAGAACGTCGTCGTCCTGGCCCGCTACACCGCCGCGAACAAGGCCACCGGGCGGCCCGTCGACGTCCGCGTCGCCCACGCCTTCGTGGTCCGCGGCGGCCGCATCGTTCGCTTCGAGCAGTTCGTCGACACCGCGCTCGTCCGAGACGCGATGACCGACTGA
- a CDS encoding hydrophobic protein, with the protein MGVVLLVLLLALLLGGLGFAVHILWWIAIVVLVLWALGFVFRGAGSGGSRGRWYRW; encoded by the coding sequence ATGGGTGTTGTACTGCTGGTACTGCTGCTTGCCCTGCTTCTGGGCGGCCTGGGTTTCGCTGTCCACATTCTGTGGTGGATCGCGATTGTTGTGCTGGTGCTCTGGGCGCTGGGATTTGTGTTCCGCGGCGCGGGCTCCGGCGGAAGCCGGGGCCGCTGGTACCGATGGTGA
- a CDS encoding cation transporter: protein MALGANLAIAVAKIAGGLVTGFPVLLSEAAHSLADSLNELFLLASLRPSRRPADHEQHPSDADYVIGFAVLLVALLAESGSLVKALAQARTEARERNRGLIVHLRRGDDPALRTVLAEDATAVLGVVLAAMSMLLHLITGDARWEAGASRVIGALLVYVAYRLGHEAQRELIGQAVDPELQHELRAFLDAPPEIDTVTDLLTMRMGPDSTLMAVRLDLYSGLDSEDIELVCGRIREALGTWGHGLDQVFLDIGDASEQDRARAGRERRRLAPMRTCPRSEPELGGSPACRGRAWSAGVQGSACACGTALV from the coding sequence GTGGCCCTCGGGGCGAACCTCGCCATCGCCGTCGCCAAGATCGCAGGCGGTCTGGTCACCGGCTTCCCCGTGCTGCTGTCAGAGGCAGCCCATTCCCTCGCCGACAGCCTCAACGAGCTCTTCCTACTGGCCTCGCTGCGCCCCAGCCGACGGCCCGCCGACCACGAACAGCACCCGTCGGACGCCGACTACGTGATCGGGTTCGCGGTGCTTCTCGTCGCCCTGCTCGCCGAGAGCGGCTCGCTGGTCAAGGCACTGGCTCAGGCCCGGACGGAGGCCCGCGAGCGCAACCGTGGCCTGATCGTCCACCTGCGCCGTGGCGACGACCCGGCATTGCGTACGGTGCTGGCCGAGGACGCCACCGCCGTACTCGGCGTCGTCCTCGCCGCCATGAGCATGCTGCTGCACCTGATCACCGGCGACGCCCGCTGGGAGGCCGGGGCCTCACGGGTCATCGGGGCGCTGCTGGTGTACGTCGCCTACCGGCTGGGGCACGAGGCCCAACGCGAACTGATCGGCCAGGCCGTCGACCCCGAACTCCAACACGAGCTGCGAGCCTTCCTGGACGCACCGCCGGAGATCGACACCGTCACCGACCTGCTCACCATGCGCATGGGCCCGGACTCCACCCTGATGGCGGTGCGCCTGGACCTGTACAGCGGCCTGGACAGCGAGGACATCGAGTTGGTGTGCGGCAGGATCCGCGAGGCCCTTGGGACTTGGGGGCATGGCCTGGACCAGGTCTTCCTGGACATCGGCGACGCCTCCGAACAGGACCGCGCCCGGGCCGGACGCGAACGCCGGCGCCTGGCCCCCATGAGAACCTGCCCACGGAGTGAACCCGAACTCGGCGGCAGCCCAGCGTGCCGCGGTAGAGCCTGGTCGGCAGGGGTGCAGGGTTCCGCGTGTGCCTGCGGGACGGCCCTTGTTTGA
- a CDS encoding WhiB family transcriptional regulator has product MGSKPELPGAVEWAWQWHDQAACAHLDSHLFFHPAGERGENFAARERAAKQICGACPVLGQCRQYALAAREPYGVWGGLSEDERAGLLRRRRPAHRRLNA; this is encoded by the coding sequence ATGGGAAGTAAGCCAGAACTTCCGGGTGCGGTCGAGTGGGCGTGGCAGTGGCACGACCAGGCCGCCTGCGCCCACCTGGACTCACACCTGTTTTTCCACCCCGCCGGGGAGCGCGGCGAGAACTTCGCGGCGAGAGAGCGGGCCGCGAAGCAGATCTGCGGCGCTTGCCCAGTGCTCGGGCAATGCCGCCAGTACGCGCTGGCCGCGCGCGAGCCCTACGGAGTCTGGGGTGGGCTGAGCGAGGACGAACGCGCAGGCCTGCTGCGCCGCCGCAGGCCCGCACACCGGAGGCTGAACGCCTGA
- a CDS encoding MerR family transcriptional regulator — protein MTADNSINHLDDDDYPAFTMGRAAEILGTTQGFLRAIGEARLITPLRSEGGHRRYSRYQLRIAARARELVDQGTPIEAACRIIILEDQLEEATRLNAEYRRAAEHAEPPASP, from the coding sequence ATGACAGCAGACAACTCGATCAACCATCTCGACGACGACGACTACCCCGCCTTCACCATGGGCCGGGCCGCCGAGATACTCGGCACCACCCAGGGCTTCCTACGCGCCATCGGCGAAGCCCGCCTGATCACCCCACTGCGCTCCGAGGGCGGCCACCGCCGCTACTCCCGCTACCAACTGCGCATCGCCGCCCGCGCCCGCGAACTGGTCGACCAGGGCACCCCCATCGAGGCCGCCTGCCGCATCATCATCCTCGAAGACCAGCTCGAAGAAGCAACGCGCCTCAACGCCGAATACCGCCGCGCCGCCGAACACGCGGAACCGCCCGCCTCGCCCTGA